One window of Penaeus chinensis breed Huanghai No. 1 chromosome 1, ASM1920278v2, whole genome shotgun sequence genomic DNA carries:
- the LOC125028209 gene encoding uncharacterized protein LOC125028209, protein MFTNDINCDCIAISTEGRDESRLTLYIRDDTDISYRPGERLFTLTDNIELECTAEGFSLMEIGWKMNGKILQRSDSYNITEERIMEDGETRINSNITFLRPKVMDGYVLCFATTLTGHVKEAVTRVIVKDMDLHPSCKDIAGRRECFFDKSICDRDYVQNYCCRTCTLMGAMPVEPHLPSSAMAKLEVDIRIHPGYILYGGEANMTCQTYGYPGTQKVVWYKGNTTIEETDHRHIEETVMKFSIYCEVKSTLRIMGVTKRDFGNYTCKAVNDITESKASVMMQITRDGEIEAY, encoded by the exons ATGTTTACTAATGATATCAACTGCGATTGTATAGCCATCAGCACTGAGGGGCGGGACGAGAGCCGCCTCACACTTTATATCAGAG ACGATACAGACATATCATACAGACCGGGAGAAAGATTATTCACTCTCACGGATAATATAGAATTGGAGTGTACTGCTGAGGGATTCAGCCTGATGGAAATTGGTTGGAAGATGAACGGAAAGATCCTCCAGCGCTCCGACAGCTATAACATTACTG AGGAAAGGATTATGGAAGACGGAGAGACAAGGATTAACTCCAACATCACTTTCCTGCGACCAAAAGTTATGGACGGCTATGTACTGTGTTTCGCGACCACTCTCACCGGGCATGTCAAAGAAGCTGTAACACGCGTAATAGTGAAGG ATATGGACCTTCACCCTAGCTGCAAGGACATCGCAGGCAGGCGGGAATGCTTCTTCGACAAGAGCATCTGCGACAGAGATTACGTCCAAAATTACTGCTGCAGAACTTGCACGCTGATGGGAGCAATGCCCGTTGAGCCGCACCTTCCAAGCAGCGCTATGG CAAAACTGGAAGTTGACATCCGGATACACCCCGGGTACATTCTATACGGAGGAGAAGCAAATATGACCTGTCAAACTTATGGTTATCCCGGGACACAGAAAGTCGTGTGGTATAAAGGGAACACAACGATTGAAGAGACTGACCATCGCCACATAGAAG AAACGGTGATGAAGTTCTCGATCTACTGTGAAGTCAAATCTACCCTCCGAATCATGGGAGTGACCAAGCGAGACTTCGGCAATTACACGTGCAAAGCGGTCAACGACATCACGGAATCAAAAGCAAGTGTAATGATGCAGATAACACGTGATGGAGAGATCGAAGCTTACTGA